A single region of the Gemmatimonadaceae bacterium genome encodes:
- a CDS encoding NAD(P)H-dependent glycerol-3-phosphate dehydrogenase: MTRCAVLGAGAWGTALADLLARNGHPVRLWAYEWDVVETINRSHENRRFLSGHKLSADVTAWADVADAVDGAELVTVATPSHVLRPIVRSARDAFPARVPIVVASKGIEAESLALMTDVISAEVADSTVVALSGPSFAVEVANRQPTAVVVASADAEAARFAQQTFSATDFRAYTHSDVTGVEIGGALKNVMAVATGIAEGLGLGFNARAALITRGLAEMTRLGTRLGAEATTLAGLAGMGDLVLTCTGTLSRNRSVGVEMGRGASLEEVLAGKETVAEGVITTRSARALAAREGVEMPIVDAVYRVLFEGHPPRDAIGSLMTRELRSESD; this comes from the coding sequence GTGACTCGATGCGCCGTGCTCGGTGCTGGGGCCTGGGGAACCGCGCTTGCCGACCTGCTCGCTCGGAATGGCCATCCCGTCCGGCTATGGGCGTACGAGTGGGACGTCGTCGAGACGATAAACCGGTCCCACGAGAATCGTCGCTTTCTGAGCGGACACAAGCTGAGCGCAGACGTGACGGCCTGGGCTGACGTGGCGGATGCAGTAGACGGCGCTGAGCTCGTGACAGTTGCGACTCCGTCACACGTATTACGTCCTATCGTGCGCAGCGCCCGTGATGCGTTCCCGGCGCGCGTGCCGATCGTAGTCGCATCGAAGGGCATCGAGGCAGAGTCGCTGGCCCTCATGACAGACGTGATTTCTGCCGAAGTCGCGGACTCGACAGTCGTTGCACTTTCGGGCCCGAGCTTCGCAGTGGAGGTTGCGAATCGACAACCGACAGCCGTGGTTGTCGCGTCCGCCGATGCTGAAGCCGCGAGATTCGCGCAGCAAACCTTCAGCGCCACTGATTTCCGGGCGTACACGCACAGTGACGTGACGGGCGTGGAGATAGGCGGTGCTCTGAAAAACGTCATGGCTGTCGCGACGGGTATCGCTGAAGGATTGGGCCTGGGCTTCAACGCGCGAGCGGCGTTGATCACCCGCGGCCTCGCCGAGATGACACGACTCGGAACTCGTCTCGGCGCGGAAGCCACAACGCTGGCCGGGCTGGCGGGGATGGGCGATCTGGTTCTCACGTGTACCGGGACCCTGAGCCGGAACCGGAGTGTTGGAGTGGAGATGGGTCGAGGCGCCTCGCTCGAGGAAGTGCTTGCCGGGAAGGAGACGGTTGCCGAAGGTGTGATTACAACACGAAGCGCGCGCGCACTCGCAGCGCGGGAGGGAGTGGAAATGCCGATTGTCGATGCCGTTTACCGTGTGTTGTTCGAGGGCCATCCTCCGCGCGATGCGATCGGATCGCTGATGACGCGTGAGCTGAGATCGGAGAGCGACTGA
- a CDS encoding protein-L-isoaspartate(D-aspartate) O-methyltransferase, producing the protein MAGAIEAQEYRGARRRLVSVLQDQGIRDLAVLHAIDEIPRHVFVPSAVRHRAYEDSALPIGSGQTISQPSIHARYLEVLELTGSERVLEIGTGSGYQTALLGKLASQVFSIERIAPLLERAREVLQQVGITNVSFMLGDGTLGWPQFAPYDAILVGAAAPVVPPAYIEQLGEGGRLLIPLGGRDEQVLQLFTRRDGQLEQKDLAPVRFVPLVGKHSWES; encoded by the coding sequence GTGGCAGGAGCTATAGAGGCACAGGAGTATCGTGGCGCGCGGCGGCGACTCGTTTCGGTGCTGCAGGATCAGGGGATTCGCGACCTCGCGGTTCTGCATGCGATCGACGAGATCCCGCGGCACGTCTTTGTGCCGAGTGCCGTGCGGCATCGCGCTTACGAGGATTCGGCGCTTCCAATCGGCAGCGGGCAGACGATCTCGCAGCCCTCCATTCATGCCCGTTATCTCGAGGTTCTCGAGCTGACGGGCAGCGAGCGTGTTCTCGAGATCGGCACCGGCTCGGGGTACCAGACCGCGCTGCTCGGCAAGCTTGCGTCGCAGGTATTCAGCATAGAGCGAATTGCTCCGCTGCTCGAGCGTGCGCGCGAGGTGCTGCAGCAGGTTGGCATAACGAATGTCTCGTTCATGCTGGGCGACGGCACGCTCGGATGGCCGCAGTTCGCGCCGTACGACGCGATACTCGTCGGAGCTGCAGCCCCGGTAGTTCCGCCGGCGTACATCGAGCAGCTGGGGGAGGGTGGACGACTTCTCATTCCGCTCGGCGGGCGCGATGAGCAGGTGCTGCAGCTCTTCACTCGCAGGGACGGCCAGCTCGAGCAAAAGGATCTCGCGCCGGTGCGGTTTGTGCCACTGGTCGGCAAGCACAGCTGGGAGAGCTGA
- the uvrC gene encoding excinuclease ABC subunit UvrC, which produces MITVPDKVASKLPHLPDGPGVYLWKSGDGQILYVGKAKSLRSRVRSYFGADHEESPKTRHLVGKIVDVETIVVPSEAHALILEANLIKEYRPRFNISLRDDKSYPYIKVTVQEAFPRVYVTRRLQNDGARYFGPYTDVGAMRRALNVVKRIFTVRSCNYDMPREMPDRPCLDYYIHRCKAPCILAQSQMEYRSMIEEVVLFLDGRPDEVMRRVKERMEAASSSLDFERAAELRDALQHLDQMEEPTVVLEVEGGDRDVIGFARDGDDACAVLLRVRNGKLLSREHRFLVNVEGEEDSAILLAYLAGSYVALHERARQLLVPFDFGDRELLEESLSGTKILIPQRGSRRELVDLAQQNARHLLEELRAATIEGATVAGDPVYELGRELGLQRLPRTMVCFDISTTQGTDTVGAGVWFENSRPKRGEYRKFRVKTVEGSDDFASMREVVTRYFQRRQADEKPLPDLIIVDGGKGQLSAAHEALESLALGDRPLISLAKREEDVYVWGRETPIRMSRRSTALRLLQQIRDEAHRFAVTYNRKRRTMRTLTSELLKVPGIGPVKRRRLLQEFGSIQGVREASEEAISKVPGFNAEQARRLLESLAASSPV; this is translated from the coding sequence ATGATCACCGTCCCCGACAAAGTCGCATCGAAGCTGCCTCACCTGCCCGACGGACCCGGAGTCTATCTCTGGAAAAGCGGGGACGGGCAGATTCTGTACGTCGGGAAGGCAAAGAGCCTCAGGTCCCGCGTGCGGAGCTACTTCGGCGCCGACCACGAAGAGAGTCCCAAGACACGCCACCTCGTCGGAAAAATCGTCGACGTAGAGACGATCGTAGTGCCAAGCGAGGCGCACGCGCTGATCCTCGAGGCGAATCTCATCAAGGAGTACAGGCCGAGATTCAATATCTCGCTGCGCGACGACAAGTCGTATCCGTACATCAAGGTCACGGTCCAGGAGGCGTTCCCCCGCGTATACGTGACACGCCGGCTGCAGAACGACGGTGCGCGCTACTTCGGTCCCTACACCGACGTGGGCGCCATGCGGCGCGCCCTGAACGTCGTCAAGCGGATCTTCACCGTCAGATCGTGCAACTACGACATGCCGCGCGAGATGCCTGACCGGCCCTGCCTCGACTACTACATCCATCGCTGCAAAGCGCCGTGCATCCTCGCGCAGAGCCAGATGGAATACCGCTCGATGATCGAGGAGGTCGTTCTGTTCCTCGATGGTCGTCCCGACGAGGTGATGCGCCGCGTCAAGGAGCGGATGGAGGCTGCGTCGAGCTCACTCGACTTCGAAAGGGCAGCGGAGCTTCGTGACGCGCTTCAACACCTAGATCAGATGGAGGAGCCCACAGTAGTTCTCGAGGTCGAAGGCGGTGATCGCGACGTGATCGGCTTCGCGCGCGACGGAGACGACGCCTGCGCAGTCCTGCTCCGCGTGCGCAACGGAAAGCTCCTCTCCCGTGAGCACAGGTTCCTCGTCAACGTCGAAGGAGAGGAGGATTCCGCAATTCTGCTGGCGTATCTCGCGGGCAGTTATGTCGCATTGCATGAACGCGCACGCCAGCTGCTCGTGCCGTTTGACTTCGGCGATCGCGAGCTCCTGGAGGAGTCGCTATCCGGCACGAAGATTCTCATTCCGCAGCGTGGATCACGCCGCGAGCTGGTGGACCTGGCGCAGCAGAACGCCCGTCATCTGCTGGAGGAGCTGCGGGCCGCGACCATCGAGGGCGCGACCGTCGCAGGCGACCCGGTGTACGAGCTCGGCCGGGAGCTGGGGCTCCAGCGCCTCCCGCGAACGATGGTGTGCTTCGACATCTCGACCACCCAGGGAACCGACACAGTAGGCGCAGGCGTATGGTTCGAGAACAGCCGGCCGAAGCGTGGCGAATACCGGAAATTCCGCGTGAAGACCGTGGAGGGTAGCGACGACTTCGCGTCAATGCGGGAAGTGGTGACGCGCTACTTCCAGCGGCGCCAGGCCGATGAAAAGCCGCTCCCTGATCTGATAATCGTCGACGGCGGCAAGGGGCAGCTCTCGGCCGCACACGAGGCGCTGGAGTCGCTGGCGCTCGGGGACAGGCCGCTCATCAGCCTTGCAAAGCGTGAGGAAGACGTCTACGTCTGGGGACGGGAGACGCCCATCCGAATGTCGCGCCGATCGACGGCGCTTCGCCTTCTCCAGCAGATCCGCGACGAGGCGCACCGTTTCGCTGTGACCTACAACCGGAAGCGGCGCACCATGCGGACGCTCACGTCGGAACTCCTGAAGGTGCCGGGAATCGGGCCGGTGAAGCGGCGACGCCTGCTCCAGGAGTTCGGGAGCATTCAGGGTGTTCGCGAGGCCAGCGAAGAGGCCATCTCCAAGGTCCCGGGATTCAACGCGGAGCAGGCCCGGCGACTCCTTGAATCTCTCGCAGCGAGCTCGCCTGTGTAG
- a CDS encoding acylphosphatase, whose product MPSIRLRLRGRVQGVGFRWFVRVHARRLGVAGWVANHPDGSVEVAASGEQKNLDEFSRVVRQGPDGAEVSTVEELSSLDDLKAPFAVR is encoded by the coding sequence GTGCCATCGATACGCCTCCGCCTTCGCGGTCGCGTGCAGGGAGTCGGGTTCCGATGGTTCGTCCGCGTTCATGCGCGAAGACTCGGTGTCGCGGGGTGGGTGGCGAACCATCCCGACGGAAGCGTTGAAGTCGCCGCCTCCGGAGAGCAGAAGAATCTGGATGAGTTCTCGCGCGTGGTTCGTCAGGGACCCGATGGAGCTGAAGTTTCGACGGTCGAGGAGCTATCGTCACTGGACGACCTCAAAGCTCCTTTCGCTGTCCGATAG
- the der gene encoding ribosome biogenesis GTPase Der, with product MNVPVVAIIGRPNVGKSALFNRIVGDHSAIVSEEAGTTRDRHFALAEWNRRKFWLVDTGGLTDDPHIPMDVEIKRQVLEAIGEADLLLMVVDAKAGLHPSDTRVLHLLRESRKAWLLVANKVDDPASTDYYEFYELGAGDPLPVSAVNGKNSGDLLDVIAAAIPESPAEEEDALRVAVIGRPNVGKSSLVNRILGEERLVVSEIAGTTRDAIDTPLNYHGRRMIFVDTAGLRRQSRVDDGIEFYSALRSRRAIDRADICLLVIDATEGLHNQDLKIAALAWETGRALIIVVNKWDLAEKETNSARDFERECEAKAPFLKFVPFIFLSALSGQRVAKLLSVILDVDAERKKRITTSQVNTTLEALVARKQPPQASGREVKLNYATQVETAPPTIAVFGNNPDLVQEHYIRYLHNGFREAWGFTGNPLRVVMRRKSA from the coding sequence ATGAACGTTCCCGTGGTAGCGATCATCGGCAGGCCGAACGTCGGCAAATCGGCATTGTTCAACCGCATCGTGGGCGATCACAGCGCAATAGTGAGCGAAGAAGCGGGAACGACGCGGGACCGCCATTTCGCTCTCGCAGAGTGGAACCGGCGGAAGTTCTGGCTGGTCGATACCGGCGGCCTAACCGACGATCCGCACATTCCGATGGACGTCGAGATCAAGCGCCAGGTGCTCGAGGCGATAGGCGAGGCGGACCTTCTGCTGATGGTGGTCGACGCAAAGGCAGGCCTGCATCCGAGTGACACACGAGTTCTCCATCTGCTTCGCGAATCGCGCAAGGCATGGCTACTCGTCGCGAACAAGGTGGACGATCCGGCGAGCACCGACTACTACGAGTTCTATGAGCTCGGCGCGGGAGACCCTTTGCCGGTCTCTGCCGTGAACGGTAAGAACTCGGGCGACTTGCTCGATGTCATCGCCGCAGCGATTCCGGAAAGTCCCGCGGAGGAAGAGGATGCGCTGCGCGTTGCCGTCATAGGTCGCCCGAATGTCGGAAAATCATCCCTCGTAAACCGCATTCTCGGAGAGGAGCGCCTGGTTGTCTCCGAGATCGCCGGAACGACCAGGGATGCAATCGACACTCCGCTCAACTACCACGGACGCCGAATGATCTTCGTCGACACGGCGGGACTTCGCCGCCAGTCGCGGGTGGATGACGGGATCGAGTTTTACTCGGCCCTGCGATCGCGTCGCGCGATAGATCGTGCCGACATCTGCCTGCTCGTGATCGACGCGACCGAGGGGCTGCACAATCAGGATCTGAAGATTGCGGCTCTCGCGTGGGAAACCGGGAGGGCGCTCATCATTGTCGTCAACAAGTGGGACCTCGCCGAAAAGGAGACGAACTCGGCGAGGGATTTCGAGCGCGAATGCGAGGCGAAAGCTCCATTTCTGAAATTCGTTCCTTTCATCTTCCTCTCGGCGCTTTCCGGACAGCGTGTCGCCAAGCTGCTGAGCGTGATTCTCGATGTCGACGCCGAGCGGAAGAAGCGCATCACAACCTCGCAGGTCAACACGACGCTCGAGGCGCTTGTTGCCCGGAAGCAGCCGCCCCAGGCGTCAGGGCGTGAAGTGAAACTCAATTACGCGACACAGGTCGAGACGGCCCCGCCGACGATCGCTGTCTTTGGAAACAACCCCGACCTCGTGCAGGAGCATTACATCCGCTACCTGCACAACGGCTTTCGCGAGGCGTGGGGATTCACGGGAAATCCTCTTCGCGTGGTAATGCGGAGGAAATCCGCGTAA
- a CDS encoding DUF512 domain-containing protein, with amino-acid sequence MVKVARVLPDSIADELGIEVGTELISVNGRDLHDFLDWEFLTADDELLVEARQPDGDEIVYEIQRPEGEQLGVTLEPPTVRRCANRCEFCFIEGLPVGLRRNLYIRDDDYRLSFTYGNFATLSNVKERDIARILEYRLSPLYVSVHATNWEARKVLLNNPRVPNIVEQLTRLAEGGIQFHCQMVVVPGLNDADVLEESLSDLWKLGDAVISAAVVPVGITQFSHLYTGKPMDAAAARQLLERVARWSERAQRERGENWVYGSDELYLLAERELPPADHYGDFSQIENGIGAVASLRSRVAAGVDDLPRMDGRRIGVVTGKGMAALMPELIAQLQNATGAAFEVIVAENSLFGPTITTAGLLVGADIRGALADRHDLSIALIPAETINDDGIFLDDVVFEELRRSLPMPVYPSYDFIDVLLAEAQAVAA; translated from the coding sequence ATGGTTAAAGTCGCCCGCGTCCTGCCGGACAGTATCGCCGACGAGCTCGGTATCGAAGTCGGAACGGAGCTGATCTCGGTGAACGGCCGCGACCTGCACGACTTTCTGGACTGGGAGTTTCTGACCGCCGACGACGAGCTTCTCGTCGAAGCGAGGCAACCCGACGGCGACGAAATCGTCTACGAGATCCAGCGGCCAGAGGGCGAGCAGCTCGGTGTCACTCTCGAGCCGCCCACGGTGCGACGCTGCGCCAACCGATGCGAGTTCTGCTTCATCGAAGGCCTTCCTGTCGGACTTCGCCGAAACCTCTACATCCGCGACGACGACTACCGGCTGTCGTTCACGTACGGCAATTTCGCCACGCTGTCGAATGTGAAGGAGCGGGACATCGCGCGAATCCTCGAGTATCGCCTGTCTCCCCTCTACGTATCGGTTCATGCGACGAACTGGGAGGCACGGAAGGTCCTTCTCAACAATCCTCGTGTACCCAACATAGTTGAGCAGCTGACCCGCCTCGCCGAGGGTGGCATTCAGTTTCACTGCCAGATGGTTGTCGTTCCCGGCTTGAATGACGCAGATGTACTCGAGGAATCCCTGAGCGATCTATGGAAGCTCGGAGACGCGGTTATCTCTGCGGCAGTAGTTCCCGTGGGCATCACGCAGTTCTCTCATCTTTACACCGGCAAGCCCATGGATGCGGCTGCAGCCCGTCAGCTCCTGGAAAGGGTTGCGCGGTGGAGCGAGCGAGCTCAGCGAGAGCGCGGAGAAAACTGGGTCTACGGCTCGGACGAGCTGTATCTGCTGGCCGAGCGCGAGCTGCCACCGGCTGATCACTATGGAGATTTCTCGCAGATCGAGAACGGCATCGGGGCGGTCGCCTCGCTCCGCTCGAGGGTCGCCGCCGGCGTCGATGATCTGCCACGAATGGATGGCAGGCGCATTGGAGTGGTGACGGGGAAGGGAATGGCCGCTCTTATGCCCGAGCTCATAGCGCAGCTGCAGAACGCGACAGGCGCTGCTTTCGAGGTGATCGTCGCCGAGAATTCGCTGTTTGGGCCGACGATCACAACGGCTGGACTTCTCGTGGGTGCCGACATCCGCGGTGCGCTGGCTGATCGTCACGATCTCTCGATCGCACTCATTCCCGCGGAAACGATCAACGACGACGGAATCTTTCTCGACGATGTCGTCTTCGAGGAGCTGCGTCGGTCGCTGCCGATGCCGGTTTACCCGTCGTACGACTTCATCGACGTTCTCTTGGCCGAAGCGCAGGCGGTGGCGGCATGA
- a CDS encoding glycosyltransferase family 2 protein codes for MIEPIAVIVPAFNAEKTVGPVIKGLREALPRASIIGVNDGSADGTAALLRYICDETIDFPENRGKGAALRAAFAAALETDCRAVLTIDSDGQHDPAFAPSILKALDVSHIAIGTRDLSGEHVPRHRRIANFMSSAATRMVSGGAVRDSQSGYRGIRREVLSAVHAEGDRYEFETDFIIRAAHAGFSITNVPISTIYGSASYFREFRDAMLVIGVLWKHRAGAFRRGVKRPLSHPDEV; via the coding sequence ATGATCGAGCCGATCGCAGTCATCGTTCCGGCGTTCAACGCGGAGAAGACCGTAGGACCTGTCATCAAGGGTCTCCGTGAGGCGTTGCCGCGTGCGTCGATCATCGGAGTCAACGACGGCTCAGCGGATGGCACCGCCGCATTGCTGCGTTATATCTGCGATGAGACGATCGACTTTCCGGAGAATCGCGGAAAGGGAGCCGCGCTTCGAGCTGCCTTCGCGGCAGCTTTGGAGACTGATTGCCGCGCTGTGCTGACCATCGACTCCGATGGCCAGCACGACCCGGCATTCGCCCCATCGATTCTCAAAGCACTCGACGTTTCTCACATCGCCATTGGAACGCGCGACCTGTCGGGCGAGCACGTCCCTCGCCACCGCCGCATCGCGAATTTCATGTCGAGTGCGGCAACTCGGATGGTCTCGGGCGGCGCGGTCCGGGACAGCCAGTCGGGCTATAGAGGAATCAGGCGTGAGGTGTTGTCAGCCGTGCACGCCGAGGGCGACCGGTATGAATTCGAGACCGATTTCATCATTCGCGCGGCTCACGCAGGCTTCAGCATCACCAACGTTCCAATCTCCACGATCTACGGCTCGGCGAGTTATTTCCGCGAATTCCGCGACGCGATGCTCGTGATCGGAGTGCTCTGGAAGCACCGCGCAGGAGCATTCCGGCGCGGAGTGAAGCGTCCGCTCTCGCACCCCGACGAGGTCTGA
- the surE gene encoding 5'/3'-nucleotidase SurE: MRVLCTNDDGILAHGLACLVAAAEPLGDVTVVAPDREQSATSHSLTLHHPVRPILREEKRWQVDGTPTDCVMLAVEALMEERPDFILSGINHGQNMGEDVLYSGTVAAAMEGISIGIPSIAISFAGGDLRADTSMLNNQIEPLTRLLRHIFNLRAFPPNTLLNINLPPVHGEQIKGVKLTRLGRRVYSDSITKMQDPWGRPIFWIGGGSIEWSGHEDSDFRAVEEGYISVTPLHLDVTHHAMLESPENWWQEL, translated from the coding sequence ATGCGAGTACTCTGCACGAATGATGATGGAATACTCGCGCACGGCCTCGCATGCCTCGTGGCAGCGGCTGAGCCACTCGGTGATGTAACCGTTGTCGCGCCTGACCGGGAGCAGAGCGCTACAAGCCATTCCCTGACGCTTCACCATCCGGTCAGACCGATTCTCAGGGAAGAGAAGCGCTGGCAGGTGGACGGCACTCCCACGGACTGCGTGATGCTCGCGGTCGAAGCGCTGATGGAAGAGCGGCCGGATTTCATTCTGAGCGGCATCAATCACGGCCAGAACATGGGCGAAGATGTGCTTTACTCGGGCACGGTCGCTGCAGCGATGGAGGGCATCTCCATCGGGATTCCGTCCATAGCTATCTCGTTCGCGGGCGGCGATCTGCGCGCCGACACGAGCATGCTCAACAATCAGATCGAGCCGCTCACCCGGCTGCTGCGACACATTTTCAATTTGCGTGCGTTCCCGCCTAACACTCTTTTGAACATCAATCTTCCGCCGGTGCATGGAGAGCAGATCAAAGGCGTCAAGCTTACCAGGCTCGGCCGGCGGGTCTATTCCGATTCGATCACGAAGATGCAGGATCCGTGGGGCCGGCCAATCTTCTGGATCGGCGGCGGGTCGATCGAATGGTCGGGACATGAGGACTCCGACTTCCGCGCTGTAGAGGAAGGCTACATTTCAGTGACGCCATTGCACCTCGACGTCACACACCACGCGATGCTGGAGTCGCCGGAGAACTGGTGGCAGGAGCTATAG
- the plsY gene encoding glycerol-3-phosphate 1-O-acyltransferase PlsY, giving the protein MHPLLGVLLSYLAGSVPFAYLAGKARGIDLREHGSGNLGATNALRVLGPRVGGLVYLGDTLKGLLPVLLLPKVVTTSNPELWAIAFGLAAVTGHVRPIFLRGKGGGKGVATAGGVFFGLAWLPTLISLLVFAAALILTRIVSVASLAAAIALPIALCLWAGPRAPLFIVSFAMMFFVVWTHRANIGRLRRGEEPRFGRKVEAPAR; this is encoded by the coding sequence GTGCATCCGCTTCTCGGGGTTCTCCTCTCGTACCTCGCGGGCTCGGTGCCGTTCGCGTATCTCGCGGGCAAGGCGCGTGGAATCGATCTGCGGGAACATGGCTCGGGCAATCTCGGAGCAACGAACGCGCTGAGAGTTCTCGGACCGCGAGTTGGCGGGCTGGTCTACCTTGGTGACACGCTGAAGGGGTTGCTGCCGGTTCTTTTGCTCCCGAAGGTTGTGACCACGTCGAACCCCGAGCTCTGGGCGATTGCTTTCGGACTCGCTGCCGTGACTGGACACGTGCGGCCGATTTTCCTCCGGGGCAAGGGCGGCGGGAAGGGAGTAGCCACCGCAGGTGGAGTTTTTTTCGGACTGGCGTGGCTGCCCACGCTGATCTCACTTCTTGTTTTCGCCGCGGCTCTCATACTGACACGAATCGTGAGCGTTGCTTCGCTCGCCGCTGCCATCGCGCTCCCCATTGCGTTGTGCCTCTGGGCCGGACCACGAGCACCGCTGTTCATCGTCAGCTTCGCGATGATGTTTTTCGTTGTCTGGACGCACCGGGCGAACATCGGGCGGCTCAGACGCGGCGAGGAGCCGCGTTTCGGACGTAAGGTCGAGGCACCCGCGAGGTGA
- a CDS encoding ATP-binding protein translates to MRLRGKLVGAIEPVDLASLHENQVGESRLLDYKLELPGNSTKERMEFLADATALANTAGGVIVYGIREAKDSEGQNTGLPQEIIGIPQLRFAAEEARLISMLNDAVSPAIGGVAKLQEVANPAGGDPLLVLGIPQGFAGPHMVTLEKSNKFWRRSESGKYQPAINELRSMFNEHSVWSEAAEMFRAKRLARTETGDVAGWLYTGSPAFFHVLPLGRLDVMLDLSGRYQELLPRLFPPGSSGGNGRYNSDGLMGYHQPDTHIRSYTQLFRFGGLEGYDSGYVRKEAQSTQLAGEYMLRNALDWFPKSVELLATRLDVVAPYALGLAVKGVRNAQILGVRSYDHGEPINVSEIVLPLVVINVANPDTVREALYPMFDVIWQSAGHPKAPRWPTS, encoded by the coding sequence GTGAGACTTCGGGGCAAGCTGGTTGGAGCTATTGAACCAGTGGACTTGGCATCGCTCCACGAGAATCAGGTCGGCGAGTCCCGGCTATTAGACTACAAGCTCGAACTGCCGGGGAATTCAACAAAAGAACGGATGGAGTTCCTCGCAGACGCCACTGCGCTAGCAAATACTGCGGGTGGCGTGATCGTATACGGGATTCGAGAAGCAAAGGACTCTGAAGGACAGAACACCGGTCTACCGCAAGAGATAATCGGAATTCCCCAGCTACGCTTTGCAGCGGAGGAAGCGAGGCTGATTTCAATGCTCAACGATGCTGTGAGCCCAGCAATCGGGGGTGTGGCCAAGCTACAAGAAGTCGCAAACCCTGCTGGTGGCGATCCACTTCTGGTGCTTGGAATCCCGCAAGGGTTCGCAGGCCCGCACATGGTAACGCTCGAAAAGAGCAATAAGTTTTGGCGACGCTCAGAGAGCGGGAAGTATCAACCAGCCATCAACGAGCTGCGCTCGATGTTCAATGAGCATTCGGTTTGGTCGGAAGCCGCCGAGATGTTTCGGGCGAAGCGCCTCGCCCGAACCGAGACCGGCGACGTGGCCGGTTGGCTCTATACTGGGTCACCAGCCTTCTTTCACGTACTACCGCTCGGTCGGCTTGACGTAATGCTGGATCTGAGCGGACGTTATCAGGAGTTGCTTCCACGTCTTTTCCCGCCTGGATCAAGCGGGGGCAACGGCCGTTACAATTCGGATGGGCTTATGGGTTACCACCAACCCGACACGCACATTAGGTCATATACGCAGCTTTTCCGATTCGGTGGGCTCGAAGGCTACGACAGCGGCTACGTAAGAAAGGAAGCCCAGTCGACCCAGCTCGCCGGTGAATACATGCTCCGGAATGCGTTGGATTGGTTTCCCAAATCCGTGGAGTTGCTTGCTACGCGACTCGATGTCGTTGCACCATACGCGCTCGGCCTTGCGGTAAAAGGTGTTCGCAATGCTCAAATCCTTGGCGTTCGGAGCTATGATCATGGCGAACCTATCAACGTTTCAGAAATAGTGTTGCCGCTGGTAGTCATCAACGTCGCGAATCCAGATACTGTGCGCGAAGCACTTTACCCAATGTTCGATGTTATCTGGCAGAGCGCGGGACACCCAAAGGCTCCGAGGTGGCCAACCTCGTGA
- a CDS encoding MerR family transcriptional regulator, whose amino-acid sequence MPSAEPVREFFSMGDVCNLTDLKPHVLRYWESQFRFLHPAKNRSGNRVYQRREIELIMLVRQLLYTEKYTIDGARQKIDEYRKSGELRSVARAALDSQTVESMESDLEAILAAIDGEPEIE is encoded by the coding sequence ATGCCATCTGCCGAGCCGGTCCGCGAATTCTTTTCGATGGGTGACGTCTGCAATCTCACCGATCTCAAACCGCATGTGCTTCGATACTGGGAGAGTCAGTTCCGATTTCTGCACCCCGCAAAGAATCGCTCGGGAAACCGCGTCTACCAGCGGCGGGAGATCGAGCTGATAATGCTCGTTCGCCAGCTGCTGTACACCGAGAAATACACGATCGACGGCGCCCGCCAGAAGATCGACGAGTACAGAAAAAGCGGCGAATTGCGCTCTGTGGCGCGCGCGGCACTCGACTCGCAGACGGTGGAGTCCATGGAATCCGATCTGGAAGCGATACTGGCGGCAATTGACGGAGAACCGGAAATCGAATGA